In one window of Tubulanus polymorphus chromosome 3, tnTubPoly1.2, whole genome shotgun sequence DNA:
- the LOC141901247 gene encoding PX domain-containing protein kinase-like protein isoform X1: MAVFESKRSSKTLIDDTIALSCTIETAQYVKDHTEYMIKVHRGPVTENSWTVTKRYSDFTALDSVLRIAGYDLDLPPKKMFGNMDREFIAERQIGLQAYLNVVLSYPLLASCHAVKRFFDPQNYTTNFQETALQHVAMIFRSEPTWEVVEPLTDIGWRLRKTYFLVKQIDCPKAQHVLSWCDYGPDAFIPEKEMSQIMKILPTIQHPYIHPVVLAASTESGAFTIRKFHENGTLRDLICKAKPKLPCLKKYGQLKHYGFLSLNNIRCFGKQILEALKFLHQKGLPYGHLHSANIIVEQNQCKLLDIENWCLGVPPYYRQFITQFKKIQSMESMDVYNFGRVLYEMACGEPFYTASCETFPPMCPPGLRTVLESILSTEACKNGLPTVAELLELPFFGDVVLPATDKPVMKIPTKLKEVIKTAKDSLEKRLKDDQKLVSQVRRRSKAEAFHKQEEKKKKRKSKRSSMNNIPENNNGTTSSTSPPSTPVSPTQNSAPSPTSSGGIPTPPPPPPATPAAPVPPPPAPTTPTSPPPVSGGGRHQLLSSISGFSKSGLKKAVTVDKSAPRI; this comes from the exons atggccgTCTTCGAATCGAAAAGATCGTCGAAGACGTTAATAGACGACACGATTGCGCTGTCATGTACTATCGAAACGGCGCAGTATGTTAAAGACCACACG GAATATATGATAAAAGTACATCGCGGCCCGGTGACGGAGAACTCATGGACGGTTACGAAACGATACAGCGATTTCACCGCGTTAGACTCGGTGCTACGTATCGCCGGGTACGACCTCGATCTACCCCCGAAAAAGATGTTCGGTAACATGGACCGCGAATTCATCGCCGAACGACAAATCGGTCTGCAG GCGTATCTGAATGTTGTTTTATCGTACCCGCTGCTGGCGTCGTGTCACGCCGTGAAACGTTTCTTCGATCCACAAAACTATACGACTAATTTCCAGG AAACGGCCTTACAGCACGTAGCGATGATATTCCGTTCAGAACCGACGTGGGAAGTCGTCGAACCGTTGACTGATATAG GTTGGAGATTACGAAAAACGTACTTTCTCGTCAAACAAATCGACTGCCCGAAAGCCCAACACGTTTTATCGTGG TGCGATTACGGTCCAGACGCGTTTATTCCCGAAAAAGAAATGtctcaaataatgaaaatactgCCAACCATTCAG CATCCATACATTCATCCTGTGGTGTTAGCTGCCTCTACGGAATCCGGTGCATTTACTATTAGGAAATTCCACGAGAACGGAACTTTACGAGATTTGATTTGTAAA GCTAAACCGAAGTTGCCGTGCTTGAAAAAATACGGCCAGTTGAAACATTACGGTTTTCTGTCTTTGAACAATATCCGGTGTTTCGGTAAGCAGATTTTAGAAGCCTTGAAATTCCTACATCAAAAAGGTTTACCTTATG GTCATCTGCACAGTGCTAATATAATCGTAGAGCAGAATCAATGTAAATTACTGGATATTGAGAACTGGTGTTTAGGTGTGCCTCCTTATTACAGACAGTTTATTACACAATTCAAAAAAATACAA AGTATGGAGAGTATGGATGTGTATAATTTCGGTCGTGTTTTGTATGAAATGGCGTGCGGAGAACCGTTCTATACGGCGTCGTGCGAGACGTTCCCGCCGATGTGTCCGCCTGGCTTAC GAACAGTTCTGGAATCCATCCTTTCAACGGAGGCTTGTAAAAATGGTTTACCTACCGTAGCTGAACTGTTAGAATTACC GTTTTTCGGCGACGTTGTTTTACCCGCCACCGATAAACCGGTGATGAAAATACCGACCAAATTGAAAGAAGTGATCAAAACGGCGAAGGACTCGCTGGAAAAACGTCTGAAAGATGACCAGAAGTTG GTGAGTCAAGTGAGGAGACGCTCGAAAGCCGAAGCCTTTCACAAACAGGAAGaaaagaagaagaaaagaaagagtAAACGG TCGTCGATGAACAATATCCCCGAGAATAATAACGGTACGACGTCGTCTACTAGTCCCCCTTCGACACCCGTTTCACCGACACAAA aTTCTGCGCCATCGCCGACCTCCAGCGGCGGAATACCGACTCCACCTCCTCCACCACCCGCTACACCTGCGGCACCGGTACCGCCTCCACCCGCGCCAACTACACCGACCAGTCCACCACCCGTCAGCGGGGGTGGTAGGCATCAACTTCTGTCGTCGATCAGCGGCTTCAGCAAATCCGGTTTGAAAAAAGCGGTGACCGTCGATAAGAGCGCTCCGAGAATATGA
- the LOC141901247 gene encoding PX domain-containing protein kinase-like protein isoform X2, whose translation MIKVHRGPVTENSWTVTKRYSDFTALDSVLRIAGYDLDLPPKKMFGNMDREFIAERQIGLQAYLNVVLSYPLLASCHAVKRFFDPQNYTTNFQETALQHVAMIFRSEPTWEVVEPLTDIGWRLRKTYFLVKQIDCPKAQHVLSWCDYGPDAFIPEKEMSQIMKILPTIQHPYIHPVVLAASTESGAFTIRKFHENGTLRDLICKAKPKLPCLKKYGQLKHYGFLSLNNIRCFGKQILEALKFLHQKGLPYGHLHSANIIVEQNQCKLLDIENWCLGVPPYYRQFITQFKKIQSMESMDVYNFGRVLYEMACGEPFYTASCETFPPMCPPGLRTVLESILSTEACKNGLPTVAELLELPFFGDVVLPATDKPVMKIPTKLKEVIKTAKDSLEKRLKDDQKLVSQVRRRSKAEAFHKQEEKKKKRKSKRSSMNNIPENNNGTTSSTSPPSTPVSPTQNSAPSPTSSGGIPTPPPPPPATPAAPVPPPPAPTTPTSPPPVSGGGRHQLLSSISGFSKSGLKKAVTVDKSAPRI comes from the exons ATGATAAAAGTACATCGCGGCCCGGTGACGGAGAACTCATGGACGGTTACGAAACGATACAGCGATTTCACCGCGTTAGACTCGGTGCTACGTATCGCCGGGTACGACCTCGATCTACCCCCGAAAAAGATGTTCGGTAACATGGACCGCGAATTCATCGCCGAACGACAAATCGGTCTGCAG GCGTATCTGAATGTTGTTTTATCGTACCCGCTGCTGGCGTCGTGTCACGCCGTGAAACGTTTCTTCGATCCACAAAACTATACGACTAATTTCCAGG AAACGGCCTTACAGCACGTAGCGATGATATTCCGTTCAGAACCGACGTGGGAAGTCGTCGAACCGTTGACTGATATAG GTTGGAGATTACGAAAAACGTACTTTCTCGTCAAACAAATCGACTGCCCGAAAGCCCAACACGTTTTATCGTGG TGCGATTACGGTCCAGACGCGTTTATTCCCGAAAAAGAAATGtctcaaataatgaaaatactgCCAACCATTCAG CATCCATACATTCATCCTGTGGTGTTAGCTGCCTCTACGGAATCCGGTGCATTTACTATTAGGAAATTCCACGAGAACGGAACTTTACGAGATTTGATTTGTAAA GCTAAACCGAAGTTGCCGTGCTTGAAAAAATACGGCCAGTTGAAACATTACGGTTTTCTGTCTTTGAACAATATCCGGTGTTTCGGTAAGCAGATTTTAGAAGCCTTGAAATTCCTACATCAAAAAGGTTTACCTTATG GTCATCTGCACAGTGCTAATATAATCGTAGAGCAGAATCAATGTAAATTACTGGATATTGAGAACTGGTGTTTAGGTGTGCCTCCTTATTACAGACAGTTTATTACACAATTCAAAAAAATACAA AGTATGGAGAGTATGGATGTGTATAATTTCGGTCGTGTTTTGTATGAAATGGCGTGCGGAGAACCGTTCTATACGGCGTCGTGCGAGACGTTCCCGCCGATGTGTCCGCCTGGCTTAC GAACAGTTCTGGAATCCATCCTTTCAACGGAGGCTTGTAAAAATGGTTTACCTACCGTAGCTGAACTGTTAGAATTACC GTTTTTCGGCGACGTTGTTTTACCCGCCACCGATAAACCGGTGATGAAAATACCGACCAAATTGAAAGAAGTGATCAAAACGGCGAAGGACTCGCTGGAAAAACGTCTGAAAGATGACCAGAAGTTG GTGAGTCAAGTGAGGAGACGCTCGAAAGCCGAAGCCTTTCACAAACAGGAAGaaaagaagaagaaaagaaagagtAAACGG TCGTCGATGAACAATATCCCCGAGAATAATAACGGTACGACGTCGTCTACTAGTCCCCCTTCGACACCCGTTTCACCGACACAAA aTTCTGCGCCATCGCCGACCTCCAGCGGCGGAATACCGACTCCACCTCCTCCACCACCCGCTACACCTGCGGCACCGGTACCGCCTCCACCCGCGCCAACTACACCGACCAGTCCACCACCCGTCAGCGGGGGTGGTAGGCATCAACTTCTGTCGTCGATCAGCGGCTTCAGCAAATCCGGTTTGAAAAAAGCGGTGACCGTCGATAAGAGCGCTCCGAGAATATGA